A single region of the Nitrospirota bacterium genome encodes:
- the rsfS gene encoding ribosome silencing factor, with translation MEIDSLEIDSKDKAVLSATVAEGKKAKDVIILNIHGLTTIADYFLICSGESTRQVKAIADAIEEALSKKRSFPSHIEGLKEAKWVLMDYGDLIVHIFDRETRHYYELERLWGDASLVEIQDTRKRG, from the coding sequence TTGGAAATAGACTCATTGGAAATAGACTCAAAAGATAAAGCGGTATTGTCAGCCACAGTTGCCGAGGGTAAGAAAGCAAAAGATGTAATAATACTTAATATACATGGACTTACCACGATTGCTGATTATTTCTTGATATGTTCTGGAGAAAGCACAAGGCAGGTAAAGGCGATTGCAGATGCAATTGAAGAGGCTCTTTCAAAGAAAAGGAGTTTTCCCTCTCATATAGAGGGACTTAAGGAGGCAAAGTGGGTTCTTATGGATTATGGTGACCTTATAGTTCATATATTTGATCGTGAGACTCGTCATTATTATGAACTTGAAAGACTATGGGGGGATGCCTCTCTTGTAGAGATACAGGATACGAGGAAGAGAGGTTAA
- a CDS encoding sulfide/dihydroorotate dehydrogenase-like FAD/NAD-binding protein: MFKILKKEELSDAVTLFEIDAKDIAKKSKPGNFLILRIHEEGERIPLTIADFDRDRGTLTTVFQKVGKTTYHLGTLNEGDFISDVIGPLGLPSHIENFGKVVCVGGGVGIAPIYPITRGLKEAGNKIFSIIGVRTKNLLFWEEKMRNVSDELIVTTDDGSYGRKGVVTVPLDETLNKDKVDLVVAIGPAIMMKFVCKTTEKYNVKTIVSLNSIMVDGTGMCGACRIEVGGETKFACVDGPEFDGHKVDFDLLMKRQQMYLDEERIAMERHMERYREKVGI; encoded by the coding sequence ATGTTTAAGATCTTAAAGAAGGAAGAGTTATCAGATGCAGTAACCTTATTTGAGATTGATGCGAAAGATATTGCAAAGAAGTCTAAGCCAGGCAATTTTTTAATCCTTAGAATCCATGAAGAAGGAGAGAGGATACCTTTAACTATTGCTGATTTCGATAGGGACAGAGGAACCTTAACTACCGTCTTTCAGAAGGTTGGTAAGACAACCTATCACCTGGGGACATTAAATGAAGGTGATTTTATATCTGATGTCATTGGCCCACTCGGCTTGCCTTCCCATATAGAAAATTTCGGGAAAGTCGTCTGTGTAGGTGGAGGGGTCGGGATTGCACCTATATATCCAATAACAAGAGGATTGAAAGAGGCTGGCAACAAAATTTTTTCAATTATAGGTGTAAGGACAAAAAATCTCCTTTTCTGGGAAGAAAAGATGCGAAATGTATCAGATGAATTAATTGTCACGACAGATGATGGCTCTTATGGCAGGAAGGGAGTTGTAACTGTTCCTCTCGATGAGACCCTGAACAAAGATAAAGTAGATTTAGTAGTTGCTATCGGTCCTGCTATTATGATGAAGTTCGTATGTAAGACAACAGAAAAATACAATGTAAAAACAATAGTTAGTTTAAATTCAATCATGGTTGATGGAACAGGAATGTGTGGTGCTTGTAGGATAGAGGTGGGGGGAGAGACAAAGTTCGCTTGTGTTGATGGTCCTGAATTTGATGGTCACAAGGTTGATTTTGATTTGCTTATGAAAAGACAGCAGATGTATCTTGATGAAGAAAGGATAGCCATGGAAAGGCATATGGAAAGGTATAGAGAAAAAGTAGGGATTTAA
- the gltA gene encoding NADPH-dependent glutamate synthase codes for MEEKKEEKKPKNRVNMREQDSLIRVRNFDEVPYGYSPEEAVEEAVRCLQCKRPACKDGCPVEVDIPGFITLIKEGEFLEACYKVKEKNALPAVCGRVCPQEIQCETLCIVGKKGEPVAIGNLERFVADYEAEKGEIKIPERPKTTGRKVAIIGSGPGGLTCAADLAKSGHEVTIFEALHKPGGVLIYGIPEFRLPKVIVEREVEYIKKLGVEIVLDAVIGKLYTVDELLNDQRYDACFVCIGAGLPIFLGIPGENLNGVYSANEFLTRANLMKAYFFPEYDTPIKRGKKAAVFGGGNVAMDAARVALRLGAEKVYLVYRRSEAEMPARKAEIHHAHEEGIEFVLLTNPIRFIDDGKGNVCGVECIRMELGEPDESGRRRPIPIKGSEFQIEIDVAIPAIGTRANPLLTKTMPDLKLNKRGYIIAEEATGMTSKRGVFAGGDIVTGAATVILAMGAGRKAANAINEYFKWKYWDTSNFTRMEKIFYATL; via the coding sequence ATGGAAGAGAAGAAAGAGGAGAAAAAACCAAAAAATAGAGTAAATATGAGAGAGCAAGACTCTCTTATAAGAGTCAGGAATTTTGATGAGGTTCCTTATGGATATTCTCCTGAAGAGGCAGTCGAGGAGGCAGTCAGATGTTTACAATGCAAGAGACCTGCCTGTAAAGATGGCTGCCCTGTGGAGGTGGATATACCTGGATTTATAACTCTGATTAAAGAGGGGGAATTCTTAGAGGCATGCTATAAGGTTAAGGAAAAAAATGCATTGCCTGCCGTCTGTGGAAGGGTCTGCCCTCAGGAGATTCAATGTGAGACTTTATGTATTGTAGGGAAAAAGGGTGAGCCTGTTGCAATTGGGAATCTGGAAAGATTTGTTGCCGATTACGAGGCAGAGAAAGGCGAGATTAAGATTCCTGAGAGACCAAAGACTACCGGTAGAAAAGTAGCCATAATAGGTTCAGGACCTGGTGGTTTAACCTGTGCAGCTGACCTTGCAAAGTCTGGGCATGAGGTTACCATATTTGAGGCGTTACACAAACCAGGTGGGGTATTAATCTATGGCATACCAGAATTCAGACTTCCAAAGGTAATCGTGGAAAGGGAGGTTGAATATATAAAAAAGTTAGGGGTTGAAATCGTACTTGATGCAGTGATTGGAAAACTCTATACGGTTGATGAGTTATTAAATGATCAACGGTACGATGCCTGTTTTGTTTGTATAGGCGCGGGTTTGCCTATATTTCTGGGAATACCAGGGGAAAATCTAAATGGTGTTTACTCTGCAAATGAATTTTTAACAAGGGCTAATCTCATGAAGGCATATTTCTTTCCTGAATATGATACTCCGATAAAAAGAGGCAAGAAAGCTGCTGTATTTGGCGGTGGAAATGTAGCTATGGATGCAGCAAGAGTAGCCTTAAGACTTGGTGCAGAAAAAGTCTATCTTGTATACAGGCGTTCTGAAGCTGAGATGCCAGCAAGGAAGGCAGAAATCCATCATGCACATGAGGAAGGAATAGAATTTGTACTCTTAACAAATCCTATAAGATTTATTGATGATGGTAAAGGAAATGTCTGTGGGGTTGAATGCATAAGAATGGAGCTGGGGGAACCTGATGAATCAGGCAGGAGAAGACCCATTCCTATAAAGGGCAGTGAATTTCAGATTGAAATAGATGTAGCAATACCTGCAATCGGGACAAGGGCAAATCCGCTATTAACGAAAACTATGCCGGATTTAAAATTGAACAAGAGGGGTTATATTATAGCCGAAGAGGCGACAGGCATGACCTCTAAAAGAGGCGTCTTTGCGGGTGGAGATATAGTTACAGGCGCTGCAACAGTTATCCTGGCTATGGGAGCAGGGAGAAAAGCAGCAAATGCGATTAATGAGTATTTTAAATGGAAATACTGGGACACCAGTAATTTTACAAGAATGGAGAAAATCTTTTATGCAACACTCTGA
- the gpmI gene encoding 2,3-bisphosphoglycerate-independent phosphoglycerate mutase, whose product MTYRPVILVVLDGWGNNTKIEGNAIALSNIPFYNSILKYPVSELDASGEAVGLPEGQMGNSEVGHLNLGAGRIVYQDYTRINRAIKNRDFFNNEALLSAMRTSKDNGSALHLMGLLSDGGVHSHIDHLIALLDMAKENSLSKVFVHAFLDGRDTPPSSALSFIKKLLEHMADGRTGEIGTIMGRYYAMDRDKRWERVKMAYDAIVLGEGRIRRFEDEAIEYGYSHGETDEFIFPSVITTTDGKPRGIISDGDAVIFFNFRADRARELTRALTEKEFDGFQRGNIPNLSRFVTMTSYDERFTHPVAFPPEVLSSIFAEVISRHGLKQLRIAETEKYAHVTYFFNGGEEVSFEGEDRCLIPSPRNVSTYDKKPEMSALEVTDEVVKRIESRQYDFILLNYANPDMVGHTGSLQAAIAACEAIDKCLQRVVTAVENIGGIAIITSDHGNCEEMIDKITGEPHTAHTTNPVPFILLKKGVRLRGKGILADVAPTILEIMGLDKPLEMSGESLIMRIKG is encoded by the coding sequence ATGACCTACAGACCTGTCATCCTTGTTGTCCTTGACGGCTGGGGTAATAACACAAAAATCGAAGGGAATGCAATCGCGCTATCAAATATTCCCTTCTATAATTCAATCCTGAAGTACCCTGTATCTGAGCTTGACGCATCTGGAGAGGCTGTAGGATTGCCAGAAGGTCAGATGGGGAACTCAGAAGTAGGTCACCTCAATCTCGGTGCAGGAAGAATTGTGTATCAAGACTACACGAGGATAAACAGGGCTATAAAAAATAGAGATTTTTTTAATAATGAAGCTCTGCTTTCAGCGATGAGGACATCAAAAGATAATGGTTCTGCTCTTCACCTTATGGGGCTTCTCTCAGATGGTGGGGTGCACAGCCATATAGACCATCTGATAGCTCTCCTTGATATGGCAAAGGAGAATAGTCTCTCTAAGGTATTTGTTCATGCCTTCCTTGATGGAAGAGATACACCGCCATCGAGCGCCTTATCTTTTATCAAAAAGCTCCTCGAACATATGGCAGATGGACGGACAGGGGAAATTGGAACAATCATGGGACGGTATTATGCTATGGATAGAGATAAAAGATGGGAAAGGGTTAAAATGGCTTATGATGCAATAGTGCTCGGAGAAGGAAGGATACGTCGTTTTGAGGATGAGGCAATCGAGTATGGCTACTCACATGGAGAGACGGACGAGTTTATTTTTCCCTCTGTAATCACTACAACGGATGGTAAACCAAGAGGAATAATATCAGATGGTGATGCGGTAATATTCTTCAATTTCAGGGCAGACAGAGCAAGAGAACTTACGAGGGCACTGACCGAAAAGGAGTTCGATGGATTTCAGAGGGGTAATATCCCGAATCTTAGCAGATTTGTAACAATGACCTCATACGATGAGAGATTTACGCATCCTGTAGCGTTCCCTCCAGAGGTGTTATCGAGTATATTTGCTGAGGTCATAAGCAGACATGGACTGAAGCAATTGAGGATCGCAGAGACAGAAAAGTATGCCCATGTTACCTATTTCTTTAATGGCGGTGAAGAGGTTTCTTTTGAGGGAGAAGACAGATGTCTTATACCCTCTCCGAGGAATGTGTCGACTTATGATAAAAAACCTGAGATGAGTGCATTAGAGGTCACAGATGAAGTGGTAAAACGGATAGAATCAAGGCAGTATGATTTTATCTTACTTAATTATGCCAATCCTGATATGGTAGGGCACACAGGCTCACTACAGGCAGCAATAGCAGCATGTGAGGCAATAGATAAGTGTTTACAAAGGGTAGTTACTGCGGTAGAAAATATTGGGGGGATTGCAATAATTACATCCGATCATGGAAACTGCGAGGAAATGATTGATAAAATAACCGGTGAACCCCATACCGCACATACCACAAATCCTGTGCCATTCATCCTGCTTAAAAAGGGGGTGCGATTGAGGGGAAAGGGCATCTTAGCAGATGTTGCACCTACTATACTTGAGATTATGGGGCTTGATAAACCATTAGAGATGAGTGGGGAATCTCTGATAATGAGGATTAAGGGGTAA
- a CDS encoding acetyl-CoA carboxylase carboxyltransferase subunit alpha codes for MTLYYLSFEQPLADIEKRIEDLKRLTNGKKGEYTLELERLRESADRLKREIYSNLTPWQKTQIARHPYRPYTLDYINLIAEDFIEVHGDRGFSDDPSIVTGYGWFEKTSVMFIGHQKGRGTRERIYRNFGQPHPEGYRKALRIMKLASKFKKPIITLIDTPGAYPGIGAEERGQGEAIARNLFEMSMLKVPIVVCIIGEGGSGGALALGVGDRILMLEHAIYSVISPEGCAAILWKKENGFTPDTSEINKAAESLKITAQDLLQLGIIDEIVDEPLGGAHRDMQTSAKNLAQAIKRNLKELLTLSPDELVNKRYERLKKIGAFEAEI; via the coding sequence ATGACTCTATATTATTTAAGTTTTGAACAGCCGTTAGCTGATATTGAGAAACGAATAGAAGACCTTAAACGGCTTACCAATGGAAAGAAAGGAGAATATACTCTTGAATTAGAAAGGCTCAGGGAGAGTGCTGATAGGTTGAAAAGGGAAATTTACTCTAATCTGACACCCTGGCAGAAGACCCAGATAGCCCGCCATCCCTATAGGCCATATACACTTGATTACATAAACCTCATTGCAGAAGATTTTATAGAGGTTCACGGTGATAGAGGTTTTTCAGACGACCCTTCTATTGTTACAGGATATGGATGGTTTGAAAAGACGTCAGTTATGTTCATTGGACATCAAAAAGGAAGAGGCACAAGAGAAAGGATATATAGAAACTTCGGGCAACCCCATCCCGAAGGTTATAGAAAAGCATTAAGGATAATGAAATTAGCATCAAAGTTTAAAAAACCGATTATTACCCTCATTGATACCCCTGGGGCTTATCCTGGTATTGGAGCAGAGGAAAGAGGTCAGGGAGAAGCTATAGCAAGGAATCTTTTTGAGATGTCGATGCTGAAGGTACCAATCGTTGTTTGTATAATAGGAGAAGGTGGAAGTGGTGGTGCATTAGCGCTTGGTGTAGGAGATAGGATATTAATGCTTGAGCATGCAATATACTCTGTAATTTCTCCTGAAGGATGTGCAGCAATACTCTGGAAAAAAGAGAATGGTTTTACCCCAGATACATCTGAAATAAACAAGGCTGCGGAATCACTCAAGATAACAGCACAGGACCTCTTACAACTGGGGATTATAGATGAGATAGTTGACGAGCCATTAGGAGGAGCCCATAGAGACATGCAGACATCTGCAAAAAACCTTGCACAGGCAATAAAAAGAAATCTAAAAGAGCTTCTTACTCTCTCTCCGGATGAACTCGTCAACAAAAGATACGAACGACTCAAGAAGATTGGAGCATTTGAGGCTGAGATTTAA
- a CDS encoding tetratricopeptide repeat protein, protein MARFIFFLFILVLVVIGYMANINRDTVVVNLTPKLSYEISTIGLIVSSLGLGALLVAIVFAVRDTRRYFLNLKASRIQRRESRIHELYSKGTDSMLARKYSEAKTYFSRILEQDPHHVESLLKLGTLYLKEGNLKEAIRLHHKARDIARESIETLFAIEADYEDANRWEDAIEILNDILNLDDCNITALYKMRDIYQRLGRWEEAKDTQHRIVRRCKLPEDEKETEYRRLIGFKYEFARSLLEGGDREKAKRIFKAILRLDKDFIPAYLGLSEIYLLDGDESDAISLWERAYEQTASTVILLRIEDHYLNMEEPEKIIEFYRRALLKDAKNLILNFFLGKLYYRLEMIDDAEEILSSIEADIPELHKLLGNIYLRRGMPEMAVNSFKSALRFKKLVVVPYTCSNCGYQSVNWSGRCPNCGRWNTFEITLSPQKPQTGYPKKSNDFLGASIYKS, encoded by the coding sequence ATGGCACGGTTTATATTCTTTCTTTTTATATTGGTGCTGGTTGTTATAGGGTATATGGCTAATATAAACAGAGATACCGTTGTTGTTAACCTTACACCAAAGTTATCTTATGAGATATCAACGATAGGTTTAATAGTGTCGTCTCTTGGACTTGGCGCTCTCCTTGTGGCAATCGTTTTTGCTGTCAGAGATACAAGGCGATATTTCCTCAATTTAAAAGCATCGAGGATCCAGAGACGGGAATCAAGAATACATGAGCTATATTCTAAAGGTACAGATTCTATGCTTGCAAGAAAATATTCAGAGGCAAAGACCTATTTCTCCAGAATACTCGAACAGGATCCACACCATGTAGAATCCCTCTTAAAGCTTGGTACCCTGTATTTAAAGGAAGGGAATCTTAAAGAGGCTATCCGTCTTCACCATAAGGCAAGGGATATTGCCAGAGAGAGTATAGAGACATTATTTGCAATTGAGGCGGATTACGAAGATGCAAATCGCTGGGAGGATGCCATTGAAATCCTTAATGATATACTGAACCTCGATGATTGCAATATAACTGCACTTTATAAAATGAGGGATATCTATCAGAGACTCGGCAGGTGGGAAGAGGCAAAAGATACTCAGCATAGAATTGTAAGGAGATGTAAACTTCCTGAGGACGAAAAGGAGACAGAATATCGCCGACTTATAGGCTTTAAATACGAATTCGCAAGGTCACTGCTCGAAGGCGGAGATCGCGAAAAGGCAAAGAGGATATTCAAAGCGATATTAAGACTCGATAAAGACTTCATTCCTGCATATTTAGGACTTAGTGAGATATATTTGCTGGATGGAGATGAATCAGATGCCATATCTCTCTGGGAAAGGGCATATGAACAGACAGCTTCAACAGTAATCCTGCTGAGGATTGAGGACCATTATCTCAATATGGAAGAACCTGAGAAGATAATTGAATTTTACAGGCGCGCACTCTTAAAGGATGCAAAGAACCTTATCCTAAACTTCTTTCTTGGCAAGCTATATTACAGATTAGAGATGATAGATGATGCAGAAGAGATACTTTCTTCGATAGAGGCTGATATCCCTGAATTGCACAAACTTTTAGGAAACATCTACCTGAGGCGCGGTATGCCAGAGATGGCGGTAAATTCATTTAAATCTGCCTTAAGATTCAAGAAGCTTGTGGTTGTGCCATATACATGTTCAAATTGTGGTTATCAATCAGTAAACTGGTCGGGAAGGTGTCCTAATTGTGGCAGATGGAATACCTTTGAGATTACTCTTTCGCCACAAAAACCACAAACGGGGTACCCCAAAAAATCAAATGATTTTTTGGGGGCCTCAATCTATAAGTCATGA
- a CDS encoding DNA polymerase III subunit alpha — MQHSDYVPLHLHTEYSLLDGAIRIDQLFERAVEFKFPAVAITDHGNLFGVIEFYRKAVRAGIKPIIGCEVYIAPESRFEKNTHGISEASYHLILLASNNDAYKNLMKLVSIGYLEGFYYRPKIDKDVLSQHSGGLVGLSACMKGEIPFLLEKGQADSARKIALEYKRIFGAGNFYLEIQDNELPEQKRVNRLLIELGEELHIPIVATGDCHYLYKNEARAHDILLCIQTGKNLKDTDRLQFGSEGFYFKSPEEIKDAFKDIPQAIRNTIEIAEKCNVDIKFGEDHLPQYNVPEGYNSDTYLYELAFRGLETRFSEMQTAGYHIDTEKYRERLIEELDIIKKMRFPGYFLVVNDFVQYAKSYNIPVGPGRGSAAGSLVAYALGITEIDPIKYGLLFERFLNPERVSMPDIDVDFCMDRRDQVIEYVSRKYGKDHVTQIITFGTMAARGVIRDVGRVLEIPYAEVDKIAKLIPNVLNITLKEALSSEPRLAELYEGNDKVRELIDIAMSLEGLARHASTHAAGVVISREPLTEYMPLYKNPNEDVITSQYDMSAIEKIGLVKFDFLGLKTLTVIDMAERLIRERSPELMDFSIKSIQMDDEKTFALLSSGNTTGIFQLESAGMRDLLAKLHPERFDDLIALVALYRPGPLGSGMVDDFIKRKRGIIPIKYELPLLEDILKETYGVILYQEQVMRIANTLAGFTLGEADILRRAMGKKKPEEMEKQKKRFIEGARSHGITVKKAERIFDLMAYFAGYGFNKSHSAAYALIAYQTAYLKAHYPVEFMAALLSSDMGNTDKIVRFITECKEMDIDILPPDINESGKDFTVVGKAIRFGLAAVKNVGVSAIESIISAREKSGRFTSLLDFCLKVDLRKVNRKVIESLIKCGAFDSLGIKRSQLSIMLDSALDTANKRQKDRIQGQVSIFDFSEGKESTVESLPDIPEWSEHQLLSFEKETLGFYITGHPLNRFEGELKRFSTLKTSDLQDVPDKSEVTICGIVTAIKKMTTKKTAEKMATFTIEDLYGTAEVIVFPDLYRSHAHYLSSDFPILITGEIDKTENGYKIKAKKIAPLSEIRSEDRTSRLSSTKSQSTEDRRQKTEYRAQKTEDRTQITDGFPSQVELRIYSTGMTEDDLIKLKDILLKHKGNCPLSLRIIAPNHNESLIAVGDSLKVIPSDSMISEVEDLLGKGTVALI, encoded by the coding sequence ATGCAACACTCTGATTATGTCCCTTTACATCTCCATACGGAGTATAGCCTTCTCGATGGAGCCATAAGGATAGACCAGTTATTTGAAAGGGCTGTAGAGTTCAAATTCCCTGCAGTTGCAATAACAGACCATGGAAATCTTTTTGGTGTAATTGAATTTTACAGAAAGGCTGTAAGAGCGGGGATAAAACCTATTATTGGTTGTGAGGTCTATATAGCCCCGGAAAGTAGATTTGAAAAGAATACTCATGGGATATCTGAGGCATCTTACCATCTCATCTTGCTTGCATCAAACAACGATGCTTACAAGAACCTCATGAAACTCGTAAGCATCGGCTATCTTGAAGGTTTTTATTACAGACCGAAAATAGACAAAGATGTTCTGTCGCAGCATAGTGGAGGGCTGGTCGGTCTTTCTGCCTGTATGAAAGGAGAGATTCCATTCCTGTTAGAAAAAGGTCAGGCTGATAGTGCTCGAAAGATAGCCCTTGAGTATAAAAGAATCTTTGGTGCAGGGAATTTCTACCTTGAGATACAGGATAATGAGCTTCCTGAACAGAAACGGGTAAATCGCCTTTTAATAGAACTTGGAGAGGAACTTCATATCCCGATTGTAGCCACAGGTGACTGTCATTATCTATACAAAAATGAGGCAAGGGCACACGATATACTATTATGTATACAAACAGGTAAGAATCTGAAGGACACAGATAGACTTCAGTTTGGCTCAGAGGGCTTTTATTTTAAATCGCCAGAAGAGATCAAGGATGCATTTAAAGATATACCTCAGGCTATAAGAAACACAATCGAAATCGCCGAAAAATGTAATGTAGATATTAAATTTGGAGAGGACCACCTGCCTCAATATAATGTTCCTGAGGGCTATAATTCAGATACATATCTTTATGAACTGGCATTCAGGGGTCTCGAGACCCGTTTCTCAGAAATGCAGACAGCAGGTTATCATATAGATACAGAAAAGTACAGGGAAAGGCTGATAGAAGAACTCGATATAATAAAGAAGATGCGATTTCCTGGTTATTTCCTTGTTGTTAACGACTTTGTACAGTATGCAAAGAGTTATAACATCCCTGTTGGACCAGGAAGGGGTTCTGCAGCAGGCAGCCTTGTTGCCTACGCCCTCGGTATTACAGAGATAGACCCTATTAAATATGGCTTACTCTTTGAAAGGTTCCTTAACCCTGAGAGGGTCAGTATGCCTGATATTGATGTTGATTTTTGCATGGATAGACGGGATCAGGTCATTGAATATGTAAGCAGAAAATATGGTAAGGACCATGTTACACAGATAATTACATTTGGTACAATGGCAGCAAGGGGTGTCATCAGAGATGTGGGACGGGTTCTTGAGATTCCATACGCAGAGGTGGATAAGATTGCAAAACTTATACCGAATGTACTGAATATTACTCTCAAAGAGGCATTATCTTCTGAACCACGACTTGCAGAACTCTACGAGGGTAATGATAAGGTCAGGGAATTAATCGATATCGCTATGTCACTTGAGGGGTTAGCCCGCCATGCATCAACGCACGCCGCTGGTGTAGTAATCTCACGGGAGCCACTCACAGAATATATGCCACTTTATAAAAACCCGAATGAAGATGTAATCACAAGCCAGTATGATATGTCCGCTATAGAGAAAATAGGGTTGGTAAAGTTTGATTTTCTGGGACTTAAAACCCTTACAGTTATTGATATGGCTGAGAGGTTGATAAGAGAGCGAAGTCCTGAGTTGATGGATTTTTCAATTAAGTCTATCCAGATGGATGATGAAAAGACATTTGCGCTACTTTCCTCGGGAAATACCACTGGTATCTTCCAGCTCGAATCCGCAGGTATGAGAGATCTGCTGGCAAAGCTCCATCCAGAAAGATTCGATGATCTGATTGCATTAGTTGCACTTTATAGACCCGGACCATTAGGAAGTGGCATGGTAGATGACTTTATCAAGAGAAAAAGAGGCATAATCCCTATCAAATATGAGCTTCCACTGTTAGAAGATATACTGAAAGAGACTTATGGTGTCATACTTTACCAGGAGCAGGTGATGAGGATAGCAAATACATTGGCAGGGTTTACTCTCGGGGAGGCAGATATACTAAGAAGGGCTATGGGAAAGAAGAAGCCTGAGGAGATGGAAAAACAGAAAAAACGTTTCATCGAGGGCGCAAGGTCACATGGAATCACAGTAAAAAAGGCAGAGAGGATTTTCGACCTTATGGCGTATTTTGCAGGTTATGGTTTCAATAAATCCCACAGTGCTGCCTATGCCCTTATAGCATATCAGACCGCCTATCTAAAGGCTCACTACCCTGTTGAGTTCATGGCTGCACTTCTAAGCAGCGATATGGGAAATACCGACAAGATCGTTAGATTTATAACAGAATGTAAGGAAATGGACATAGATATTCTTCCACCCGATATAAATGAAAGTGGCAAGGATTTTACGGTAGTAGGGAAGGCGATACGATTCGGACTTGCTGCTGTGAAGAATGTAGGAGTTTCGGCAATAGAATCTATCATCTCAGCAAGGGAAAAATCGGGTAGGTTTACATCTCTACTTGACTTCTGTCTTAAGGTTGACCTGCGTAAAGTAAACAGAAAGGTAATCGAATCCTTAATAAAGTGTGGTGCATTTGACTCCTTAGGTATTAAGAGGTCACAACTTTCCATAATGTTAGACTCTGCACTGGATACAGCAAACAAGAGGCAAAAAGACAGGATACAGGGTCAGGTCAGTATATTCGATTTCTCCGAAGGTAAAGAATCAACAGTTGAGTCACTACCTGACATTCCTGAATGGAGTGAACATCAACTCTTATCCTTTGAAAAAGAAACGCTTGGTTTCTATATAACCGGACATCCTCTCAATCGATTTGAAGGTGAATTAAAGAGATTTTCCACTCTGAAGACATCTGATTTACAGGATGTTCCTGATAAAAGTGAAGTCACAATATGTGGTATTGTTACTGCCATAAAAAAGATGACGACCAAGAAAACGGCTGAAAAAATGGCAACCTTTACGATCGAAGATCTCTACGGGACAGCAGAGGTAATTGTTTTTCCAGATCTTTACAGGAGTCATGCCCACTACTTGAGTTCAGATTTTCCGATACTTATAACCGGTGAAATCGATAAGACAGAGAATGGATATAAGATAAAGGCAAAGAAGATAGCCCCCCTTTCAGAGATAAGATCAGAAGACAGAACGTCTCGACTGAGCTCGACGAAGTCACAGAGCACAGAGGACAGAAGACAGAAGACAGAATACAGAGCACAGAAGACAGAAGACAGAACACAGATTACAGATGGGTTTCCCTCTCAGGTTGAACTCAGGATTTACTCAACAGGAATGACAGAGGATGATCTGATTAAACTTAAAGATATATTACTCAAACATAAGGGAAACTGCCCACTTTCCCTGAGGATAATTGCACCAAATCACAATGAATCACTGATCGCTGTGGGCGATTCACTGAAGGTGATTCCTTCAGATTCTATGATCTCAGAGGTAGAAGATCTGCTTGGCAAGGGCACGGTGGCTCTTATATAA
- a CDS encoding ComF family protein has translation MLDFLYPRYCSLCGRSMKDTQGLCKECLDSIKVFSPPTCPRCGIPFSSKETLSKSPQHICGECRVSPPPFDIAYSVGPYEGTMAEAIHKFKYSKKRSLGSILGGLLYEYLSSSPFSSLFTFHSSLLLVPVPLHPERLREREFNQSTLLAKELSKGLSIPMMIDNLFRIRNTRAQIGLEVDERKRNMKGAFSLKKPLSVEGKTVLLIDDVYTTGSTIKECTRVLKRAGAESVYAVTLARTV, from the coding sequence ATGCTTGATTTCCTATATCCAAGGTATTGTTCTCTCTGTGGCAGATCTATGAAAGATACTCAAGGTTTATGCAAAGAATGTCTGGACTCCATAAAGGTGTTTTCACCACCGACATGCCCTCGCTGCGGGATACCATTTTCATCAAAGGAGACGCTGAGTAAGAGTCCACAACATATCTGTGGTGAATGCAGGGTTTCTCCACCACCCTTTGATATCGCTTATTCTGTTGGTCCATACGAAGGAACTATGGCAGAGGCGATCCATAAGTTCAAATATAGTAAAAAAAGAAGCCTTGGCAGTATCCTTGGTGGATTATTATATGAATATCTGAGCAGTTCTCCTTTCTCTTCACTTTTCACTTTTCACTCTTCACTGTTATTAGTCCCTGTGCCACTTCACCCAGAAAGATTGAGGGAAAGAGAGTTCAATCAATCCACACTCCTGGCAAAGGAGTTAAGCAAAGGACTCTCAATACCTATGATGATAGATAATCTCTTCAGGATTCGCAATACAAGAGCACAGATAGGACTTGAAGTAGATGAAAGAAAAAGGAATATGAAGGGTGCCTTTTCTTTAAAGAAACCTCTTTCAGTGGAAGGGAAGACAGTTCTGCTTATTGATGATGTCTATACAACAGGTTCAACCATTAAAGAATGCACAAGAGTATTAAAAAGGGCAGGTGCAGAAAGCGTGTATGCAGTTACGCTTGCAAGGACAGTATAA